Part of the Vicinamibacteria bacterium genome, ACTGAGCAAGCCCAATCGGGTGTGTTGACCGAAGCCGTTTGGCGAGAGTTTCACCAGCGGCTTCGGTCGTACCTTCGTAAGCGAGTCGCGAACGAAGCGGACGCCGAGGACTTACTTCAAGACGTGTTCACACGGATTCACGAAAACGCTCATCGACTCGGGGAGCTCAGGAGTGTCTCGGGGTGGGTTCACAGCATTACGCGTAACGCCGTCGTCGATTTCTATCGATCCGAAGGCTCCCGTGCAGGACGCTTTGCGGTCGCCGATGCAGGCGACGTCGATGCGAACGGGTCGACCGAGGATAGCGCCAGCCCTGCGCGCGACGAGC contains:
- the sigZ gene encoding RNA polymerase sigma factor SigZ encodes the protein MTEQAQSGVLTEAVWREFHQRLRSYLRKRVANEADAEDLLQDVFTRIHENAHRLGELRSVSGWVHSITRNAVVDFYRSEGSRAGRFAVADAGDVDANGSTEDSASPARDELAACIEPLLTQIHPRYAVPLSLTELNGATQKDAAERMGLTLSAMKSRVSRGRRKLKELLLQCCHVELDRRQGIADFESRNATFCTCTLQK